CAGCGACGGTAGCGACGAGCGTGTGCTCATCGCCCGCCAGCTCGGCACGAAACACCGTCGATGGGACACCATCGTGGTCGAGACCGATCGTCATCGGCTCGCCGAACGGGCACGGTTCGGGACCCACCGACTCGACGCTGATCTGTTAGGTGTGGTTCGGAACGCGCCGCCGGAGTGGGCGTACTACCGCGATGTGCTCCCCCATCCGGGTTACCCGTGGCGATACGTTCGGGACGCGATCCACACCGCCGAGGATCGGGGCATCCTCGATACGAGACGACGGGGAAACCGCATCGAGATCCGACGGAAGTGGGAGTATCCCGATTGGGTCGACCGGATCGTAGCGATCGAGAACAAGCCTGATCTCGACGCGAGTGCCGCCCAAGCGCTCACCGACCAGCTTCAGCGCGACGTTGCACTCGCCCTCGCTGATGAGGTGTGGGTCGCAACCCGGGCGACCGGGGAGACGGTCGAACCGGCGTTGCTTGAACGACTCCCTGTCGAGACCGGAATCCTCACCGTGACGACCGGCGGCGATCGGGCCTCGACAGGACGAACCGACGCCCGCGTGGTGTGGCATCCCAGATCGCTCGATCGAACGGCTGTCGGAACCCGCATTCTCGAACGGGCCACGGACGGGGAGTCCGACCTGTCGGTGGCGCGATTCGAGTACGCTGATCCGGAGTGGAAAGCCACCAAACGACTCGAAATCGCAGAACGAGCCTACGAGCGCGGGTGGCGTTCGTACGTCGATTCGATGCGTCCGGACTGTCGGTGGTTCTCGCTCCGGTCGGTCGACGGCGACGTGCTCCCGTGGTGTGGCGCCAACGCGTGTTCACAGTCGTCCGCGGAGTGTTCCGGACGCTGTTCGTCCTTCGAACCGGAGCCACCCAACTGGCGGACCCGCGGCTGGCCGATCGACGGTGGTCCGGGTGCCGCCCTCAAGCGGTTACTCGCCGATCAGCGACGCCGTCACCGCATCGATCACGAGGAGTGATCTCGGTGTCGTTGCCAACACGTTAGTCGATTACGTCGACGGTGATCTCCTCGCGCTCGACGGCAAGTCGGAACGTCGGAACGGTCGTCTGTACCACCTCAACGACACCCCGATCCTGAAGCTTCCGGAGGCTGGAGCGGACTTCGTCTGCTGTCGGATCCAACCCCGTCTCTCGAACCGTATGGAGCACCGAAACGACGCTTTCCGGCTTCTCATCGGGACCCGCAATGACATCGATGATCTGCGCTTGTCGTGGCGGGACGCTGAGCGTCGTCTCGTCGGTATCGACCCCGACCAGTTCGGCTGCTTCCGGCGTCGCGCGAATCAAACTGTTCTCGTCTCGGTAGTAGTACTCTTTGAGCTCCGATTCGAGATACTGGTGAATCTCGCTCCCGCTGTCAATCCCCCAGCGTTCCTGAAGCTCTTTGTTCTTCGTCGGCTGTAGTTCCACTACGTCCGCGAGCCGTTCTTTCGCTTCCTCTGAGAGTGTCACTACCCACAGCTACGAGCGTGAGATACATCCTGATTGCGACATCCGACGGTCATGCGGATGCGAATTACAGTCTGGCAGAAAGAAACGAGCGTGGGTTCTCAATCGCTGGGTGGTTCGAAGCCCGACTCTCCCGACATGTCCGAATCCTCGTCTTCGAACGAGGCGGATCGGCGGGCCTCCCGCATCCAGTCAGCGATGTTGTCCGCGATGTAATCCTTCGAACCGAGTGCGCCACCGACGCCGGCAGCGATGATGAACGCGAGTGCAAGCGAACCGAACAACGCAGTCATTGCGATGACGAACAGCGTGTTCAAGATCGATGCGTTGAAACCCGCGGTCTGTAACGCCATCGTGATCACGAGGTAGTACACGATCGCTTTCACCCCGAGACCGACGTAGTCGGTCAGCCGTTTCCGGTCCGTCTCTGCGATCTGCGTTCCGAGCCAATCACCGAGCCAGATCCCGGCCAACAGCACTGCTGCCCCGCCGATGAGCTGGGGAATGTACACCGTGATGGTGTTCAGTAAGTTCGAAAGGATCGTGATGTTGAGGGTGTCCGCAGCTGCCAGCAACGCGATGAAGTACACGTACAGCGCCACGACCTGCCCGATAAGACCACCGATACCCCGCCGACCAGTGATCCGTTCGAGTGGCGTTCCTTCGAGGTGGAGATCGAATCCGAAGCCGCTGATGAGATCCGCGATGATGTCCTCGAGGATACGTCCTACGACTAACCCGAGCAGAAGGATCAACACAGCGCCAAAGATGGCCGGAAGATACGTACCGACGTCCGAGAGCAACTCCGTGAGCATCGGGATAGCAAGGATCTCCGCGGCGGCTAACACGGCGATGAAATACACGTAGTATTTCACCAGCTTCCCTAGACCACGCGAAAGTCCAACCCCTTTTCCATCGTCAGTATCGCCCCGCCCGTCGTCCTCCCCACTTGGAACGAACCGCCCGATATCCGCTTTTTTGAGCACCATCGTCACGATCCGGCCCAACAGACGGCCAACGATCCATCCCACGAGTAGTACGATGAGTGCCCCAACCAATTGAGGGATGTATGATATTATTTGGGATATTATATCTCCGAGAACATTTCTATCTTGTAATTGGAACATTTCTTTTGTTATGTATTGTGTGCTTGATGTCATTTTTGGGGATTGTTCGGTGAAATATGATGTCTGATGCGCTTTCTGACGGGATACATCACAGGCTGTGTTTGACGCTCTCAGTAATGAAAGGTGGTGTTCGTTCATATCGGATGTATGAACAAAATGGATTACTACTACCGTCTGCTAACTATAGTGGTGAAATTATTATGCGGCAGGGATCGGCGGGATGGCTAAAAGAGATCCCCGGAGAAAGGAGTACAGCCGGGTAATGTACGCTTATAAATTGACGACCGAACCGACGTAAATGACGACGACGAGGAAGATCCAGACGGCATCAACGAAGTGCCAGTACATCGAGACGGTGCTGACCGAAATGTGGCGTTCTGAAGAGTACTGGCCGTACAGTGCCCGAACGAAGACGATTGCCAGTAGGACGCCACCGAGCGTGACGTGGATACCGTGGAGTCCTGTGAGACCGAAGAAGGCGCTAGCGAAGACGCCTTCGGTGAGCGTGAACCCTTCGTGGACGATGAACTCGTAGTACTCATACACCTGTCCACCGATGAAGATGATCCCCAGCGCGAGCGTCACTCCGAGCAGCTGGAGGAACCGAGATCGATTTCCTCGTAACAAGGAGAGATGTGCGAAATGGAGTGTAATACTGCTTACGACCAGAATGGCCGTATTGCCGAGTACGAGTGCCCCAAGCAATCCCTCCGGCACGTGTGCGCCCGCCCAATTGCCGCCAGCGCGGACGAAAAAGTAATAGACGAAGCCAGCGCCGAACGTTGCGATTTCACTGCCGAGAAACAGCAACATACCCATCCGGAGTCCGCGAACGCTCGATTCAGCCACTTCACCGCTCCAAAAGTCAGTGACGAACGCGTGGTACATCCACCCATAGAGACCGGCGAGGAAGAGGAACGTACTCGCGATGAATACGGCCGGACCGGCGAGCGGACCGACGAGTGGCTCCTCACCGTTGCCGAGGATGAACAGTCCAGCCCCTACATAGAGACCGGCTCCACCGAGTGCGGCGATGAACGGCCACCAGCTCGCCTCGCCAAAGCCGCGGGGCCAGTCCTCCGTCGCTGGCAGATGGTGGTGCTGGTCACCGTGATCGTCCGTTGTCTCCATTGCCATATCCCCGCTTGCAACCGCGACGGCAAAAAGCCTCCCAAACGCTGGCTACCCGGGACCCAGAGCCGAAACAGTTCGATCGGGGCGTCGAGATCTGCCGCTCATTCCAGTTCCGTCGAGCACCCGAAGCACAACCCGATCATCGATGGATGAATAATAGATAATAGGTAAGAACTCCACTAAACCAATAGCCCAGGGAGGGGCACCAACCTCCTGAACCACTGACCATGAACCGCTGAATGCACGAAGTAGACAACGCGGGGCAAGGTCCGTTTCGACCTTTCTACCCACTAGCGTGTGTCATTGTGATCTGATCTGGCTGATCTGACCTGGAATGTTCCTCCCGGAGCGCTCACGCGCTTCATCACATATTCATCACCTCCATGGATAAAAATATTGCTATTATTGATAATATAAAGATAAATGATTGTGATACGTAGCTGGTAAGCAATCAGCATTCAGATGGTACTGGCGCGTAGCGGTGGCCGGATTCCGATCAGTCGAGAAGGTGTGTCAGTCGGCTCCGCCCCAAAGAGCAGTCGAATCACTGACAGAAGGCGATGAGATTTCGGGGAGATCGCGTCTCACGTCCTCGCTTTCCCGTTCGGTGATGATGTCGGCGTACGCGTCGGGCATCACCTTCACGAAGTGGGCCAGTTCCTCGTCCCAGTGTTCGAGGATGTACTGACCCCGATCGCTGTCGGTGTAGATGACGTGGTTTTCGATCAGACGGCGCAACATTTTCTCGTCTTTGGGATCGAGATCGCGCGTCGTCGAGATCATACCGTGGTTGGCGCGATCCTCGAAATCGCCGTCGCGGTCGAGGACGTACGCGACTCCACCGGACATTCCAGCAGCGAAGTTCCGGCCGGTCTCTCCGAGGACGGCGACGACGCCACCAGTCATGTACTCACAGCCGTGGTCGCCGACGCTTTCGACGACGGCTTTCACGCCGGAGTTGCGCACGGCAAACCGTTCACCGGCCATACCGTTGACGTACAGCTCGCCGTCTGTCGCACCGTACAACGCGACGTTGCCGATGAGGATGTTGTCCTCGGGTTCGTAGGGGGCTTCCTCGGGCGTTCTGACAAGGAGTTTCCCACCGGAAAGTCCCTTGCCGACGTAGTCGTTTGCCGTTCCGGTGAGTGACATCGTCACGCCCGATGTGAGAAACGCACCGAAGCTCTGCCCCGCAACGCCGTCGAAATCGACCGTAATGGTGTCATCGGGCAATCCATCGCTGCCGTACTCCTTCGAGATGCGATTAGAAAGCATCGCACCCACCGCGCGGTGGGTATTATCAATGTCGGCGTCGATTGACACCGGCTCTTCCCGGTCGAACGCGGGGGCAGCCTCGGCGATGAGATCGTGATCGAGTGCCGTATCGACGTCGTGAGACTGCTCGACCGATTTCGTTCGGGCACCCTCTGCGGGCGCGAGCACAGCCGAGAGATCGAGCTGCTCGGCCTTTTCGTGGGTAATGTCCTCGCGCTGGGTGAGACACTCCACGCGGCCGACCATCTCCTCGACAGAACGGAAGCCGAGTTCGGCCATGATCTCACGGAGTTCCTCGGCGATGAACGTCATGTAGTTGATGACGTGCTGGGGTTGCCCCGGGAATCGCTTTCGCAGTTCCTCATCTTGGGTAGCGACACCGACCGGACAGGTGTTCTCGTGACATTGGCGTGCCATCACACAGCCCGACGTGACGAGGCTCGCCGTTCCGAACACGTACTCTTCGCCCCCGAGCAACGCGGCAACCGCGACGTCTCGACCGGTTTTCATACCCCCATCGACGGTGACCCTGATGCGCGAACGGAGATCCGTGTGCCGGAGCATCTGGTTTGCTTCTGCGAGTCCGAGTTCCCACGGCAGGCCAGCGTTTTTGATCGACGTTTTGGGTGACGCACCGGTCCCCCCCGAGTGGCCGGAGATATGAACCACGTCGGCGTTGGCCTTGGCCACACCAGCGGCGATGGTTCCGATCCCTGCTTCCGAGACGAGTTTCACGTTGATATCCGCCTCAGGATTGGCCGTTTTGAGGTCGTGGATCAACTGTTTGAGATCCTCGATAGAGTAGATATCGTGTAGCGGCGGGGGTGAGATGAGCCCGACGCCCGGCGTCGAACACCTGACGTTGGCGATCATCTCGTTGACTTTTTGGCCGGGAAGGTGTCCTCCCTCACCGGGTTTCGATCCCTGTGCCATTTTGATCTGGAGTTCCTCCGCCGAAGCGAGATACTGACTCGTCACGCCGAACCGTCCGGAAGCCACCTGCTTGACGTTGCACTCCCGTTCGGTGTCGAACCGTTCGGGTGGCTCCCCGCCTTCGCCGGTGTTCGATTTCCCGCCCAACCGATTCATCGCGATGGCGTTGTTCTCGTGGGCTTCTGGCGAGAGCGACCCGAGACTCATCGCCGCGGTCGAGAACCGAGTGACGATCTCCGAAACCGGCTCCACCTCCTCGATCGGAACGGGATCGCGCTCTGCGTCGAACGCCAACAGCCCACGGAGTGTTTGGAGACGTTCGTTCTGGTCGTTGATCTGCTCGGCGAACTCCCGGTACTGTTCGTAATCGCCTTGTCTAACAGCTTTCTGGAGCGTCCCGACTGTCTGAGGATTCCATTGGTGGAACACGCCGTCTGAT
The sequence above is drawn from the Halocatena salina genome and encodes:
- a CDS encoding cytochrome c oxidase subunit 3, whose amino-acid sequence is METTDDHGDQHHHLPATEDWPRGFGEASWWPFIAALGGAGLYVGAGLFILGNGEEPLVGPLAGPAVFIASTFLFLAGLYGWMYHAFVTDFWSGEVAESSVRGLRMGMLLFLGSEIATFGAGFVYYFFVRAGGNWAGAHVPEGLLGALVLGNTAILVVSSITLHFAHLSLLRGNRSRFLQLLGVTLALGIIFIGGQVYEYYEFIVHEGFTLTEGVFASAFFGLTGLHGIHVTLGGVLLAIVFVRALYGQYSSERHISVSTVSMYWHFVDAVWIFLVVVIYVGSVVNL
- a CDS encoding DUF5797 family protein, with the translated sequence MTLSEEAKERLADVVELQPTKNKELQERWGIDSGSEIHQYLESELKEYYYRDENSLIRATPEAAELVGVDTDETTLSVPPRQAQIIDVIAGPDEKPESVVSVLHTVRETGLDPTADEVRSSLRKLQDRGVVEVVQTTVPTFRLAVEREEITVDVID
- a CDS encoding DUF5787 family protein, with the protein product MQTSEFTFELRVCQWAERHWPPTSDGSDERVLIARQLGTKHRRWDTIVVETDRHRLAERARFGTHRLDADLLGVVRNAPPEWAYYRDVLPHPGYPWRYVRDAIHTAEDRGILDTRRRGNRIEIRRKWEYPDWVDRIVAIENKPDLDASAAQALTDQLQRDVALALADEVWVATRATGETVEPALLERLPVETGILTVTTGGDRASTGRTDARVVWHPRSLDRTAVGTRILERATDGESDLSVARFEYADPEWKATKRLEIAERAYERGWRSYVDSMRPDCRWFSLRSVDGDVLPWCGANACSQSSAECSGRCSSFEPEPPNWRTRGWPIDGGPGAALKRLLADQRRRHRIDHEE
- a CDS encoding mechanosensitive ion channel — protein: MNEHHLSLLRASNTACDVSRQKAHQTSYFTEQSPKMTSSTQYITKEMFQLQDRNVLGDIISQIISYIPQLVGALIVLLVGWIVGRLLGRIVTMVLKKADIGRFVPSGEDDGRGDTDDGKGVGLSRGLGKLVKYYVYFIAVLAAAEILAIPMLTELLSDVGTYLPAIFGAVLILLLGLVVGRILEDIIADLISGFGFDLHLEGTPLERITGRRGIGGLIGQVVALYVYFIALLAAADTLNITILSNLLNTITVYIPQLIGGAAVLLAGIWLGDWLGTQIAETDRKRLTDYVGLGVKAIVYYLVITMALQTAGFNASILNTLFVIAMTALFGSLALAFIIAAGVGGALGSKDYIADNIADWMREARRSASFEDEDSDMSGESGFEPPSD